In Labilibaculum sp. DW002, one DNA window encodes the following:
- a CDS encoding DUF3137 domain-containing protein, which yields MSSNGKSFDNFFNQIYPKLEELEAKRLKGAKKLNVLYKIGIIGFVILLILTILKAYFIYLLIIFVLFFCGLFNERAGKISKELTPTFKKEVIGQLLTYFYDDVRYVPRQRVSAKLLRNSLLFEKSIRKTTGDDYTECRIENTYIHFSEVQAYDPSSILFFNGIFIAIKFNKSFTAKTIVIPRSRTSFYKRIKMNLRGEMKNASTINLEDIIFNKEFRVIGEDQVESRYKLTTSLMQRMLDYKRKINKKVAFSLVNNWLYVSIPTKKNRFEASVTKPINNKEFIRSSFDYFQLLTGLVDDLDLNTKIWK from the coding sequence ATGAGTAGCAACGGAAAATCTTTTGATAATTTTTTTAATCAAATATATCCCAAATTAGAAGAGCTTGAGGCAAAAAGATTAAAAGGAGCAAAAAAACTGAATGTTTTATATAAAATTGGTATAATTGGTTTTGTAATATTGCTTATTCTAACAATCCTTAAAGCCTATTTTATTTACTTGTTAATTATTTTTGTTCTGTTTTTTTGCGGATTATTTAATGAACGAGCAGGTAAAATATCAAAAGAACTTACACCTACTTTTAAAAAGGAAGTAATCGGTCAGCTACTTACTTATTTTTACGATGATGTAAGATATGTACCAAGGCAAAGAGTAAGTGCAAAGTTATTGCGTAATAGTTTGTTGTTTGAAAAATCAATTCGGAAAACCACAGGCGACGACTATACCGAATGTCGAATCGAAAACACATACATCCACTTCTCTGAAGTTCAAGCGTATGATCCAAGTAGCATTCTTTTTTTTAACGGCATTTTTATTGCAATTAAATTCAACAAAAGCTTTACCGCCAAAACAATCGTTATTCCCAGATCTAGAACCTCTTTTTACAAAAGAATTAAAATGAATTTAAGAGGTGAAATGAAAAATGCTTCAACCATAAATCTAGAAGATATCATATTTAACAAAGAGTTTAGAGTAATAGGTGAAGATCAGGTGGAATCGAGGTATAAGCTAACAACTAGTTTAATGCAACGAATGCTTGACTACAAAAGAAAAATAAATAAAAAGGTAGCCTTCTCCTTAGTAAATAATTGGTTGTATGTGTCAATTCCTACAAAGAAAAACCGATTTGAAGCCAGTGTTACAAAACCTATAAATAATAAAGAGTTCATTAGGTCTAGTTTTGATTATTTTCAACTTTTAACTGGCTTAGTGGATGATTTGGATCTGAATACCAAAATTTGGAAATAA
- a CDS encoding PLP-dependent transferase, with protein sequence MRLYQKNIHTKTLHLYQNITTMKKINANHMPLYREAGFNLQNSKRTKEAFAAELDHAHEPEDYIYSRYRNPTTVAVEKQIMALEDCKWALLVETGMAAIDVAVSVFQKGKDTRPSLYFHEIYGGTNSFIDTVLIKRRNLDVHRFYATDGRYDFVELERMLAEIKPEFLYFEAVSNPMLIVADVKRIMALAKQYEAKIIVDNTFGTPLLWKPLMDGADLVIHSATKYLSGHGNITAGVICGNDEELMKEAIEYRKWAGHFLSPDDAYRLGTQLKSFELRFQKHCDNAMALATYLEKHPQIEEVLYPGLESHPTRKEAVALFGDKGFGGMLTFDIKGDSDTDKREKCNRFIAALEDTIPLVPTLGEVDTILLPVEPVWGAKYPLPGVIRLSVGIESIEKLKALIGDALGKM encoded by the coding sequence TTGCGTCTCTATCAAAAAAACATACATACCAAAACATTGCATCTCTACCAAAATATAACGACCATGAAAAAAATCAATGCTAACCACATGCCACTTTACCGCGAAGCTGGCTTTAATTTACAGAATTCGAAACGCACAAAAGAGGCCTTCGCAGCTGAATTGGATCATGCACACGAGCCAGAAGATTACATTTATTCCCGATATAGAAATCCGACGACCGTAGCCGTAGAGAAGCAAATTATGGCACTTGAAGATTGTAAATGGGCATTGCTTGTAGAAACGGGAATGGCTGCTATCGATGTGGCTGTGTCGGTTTTTCAGAAAGGAAAAGATACCCGACCTAGCTTGTATTTTCATGAGATTTATGGGGGAACGAATTCCTTTATCGATACCGTATTGATTAAGCGTCGTAATTTGGATGTGCACCGTTTTTATGCCACAGATGGACGTTACGATTTCGTGGAACTGGAACGCATGTTAGCCGAGATTAAACCCGAATTCTTGTACTTCGAGGCGGTATCGAACCCAATGCTGATTGTTGCCGATGTAAAACGCATTATGGCTTTGGCAAAACAATACGAGGCTAAAATTATTGTTGATAATACATTCGGCACACCATTACTATGGAAACCTTTAATGGATGGAGCTGATTTGGTGATTCATTCAGCTACCAAATACCTTAGCGGACATGGTAATATTACTGCTGGTGTTATTTGTGGTAACGACGAGGAGCTGATGAAAGAAGCCATAGAGTATCGCAAATGGGCAGGGCATTTCCTAAGTCCGGATGATGCTTACCGATTGGGTACTCAACTGAAAAGTTTTGAGCTTCGATTCCAGAAGCATTGCGATAATGCCATGGCGTTGGCAACTTATTTAGAGAAGCATCCTCAAATTGAAGAAGTCTTGTATCCGGGATTGGAATCTCACCCAACCCGAAAAGAGGCTGTGGCTTTATTTGGCGATAAAGGCTTTGGTGGTATGCTAACCTTCGATATAAAAGGTGATTCTGATACCGATAAAAGAGAAAAGTGTAACCGATTTATAGCTGCCCTGGAAGATACGATTCCATTGGTACCAACATTGGGCGAAGTCGATACGATTCTATTGCCTGTAGAACCTGTTTGGGGAGCAAAATATCCTTTGCCTGGTGTTATTCGCCTTTCAGTTGGTATCGAAAGTATAGAAAAGTTAAAAGCTTTGATTGGTGATGCCTTAGGAAAAATGTAA
- a CDS encoding TlpA disulfide reductase family protein yields the protein MKKLLLALPFLLFWACSQKEVAEIEGEIVNANGKVLYLDKLHTSSTELMDSVVIGDNGRFKLEVEVTQPDFYLLRLSNGKLITLLLEPKEDVLMHIKGPEMSKDYIVEGSKGSKLVKQITDTLNNTKAKLASIRKELNEKKSDPNYSSISQNLLAEYVETLQNQRKFSVDFVMKNATSLSSYMALYQKLDDKTFTLNENDDIQYVKIVASSMRALYPEHEYTKAILHNYKTLENNLSNLKIKQLIQEKGASFPDITLPNTKNKEVSLSSFDGKFVILSYWASQDANSRKQNSTLSKIYKKYKNKGLEIYQVSVDQNEDQWKEAIKKDGLKWTNVCELENGSAMAVRNFNVQQIPANYLISRQGEIVGKNLYGLALEEKVADYVK from the coding sequence ATGAAAAAATTATTATTAGCTCTACCATTCCTTTTATTCTGGGCTTGTAGCCAGAAAGAAGTTGCTGAAATTGAAGGTGAAATTGTAAATGCCAATGGTAAAGTTTTGTATCTGGACAAGTTGCATACTTCAAGTACTGAATTGATGGATTCTGTTGTGATAGGTGATAATGGAAGATTCAAACTAGAGGTAGAAGTAACTCAGCCTGATTTTTATTTACTGCGTTTATCGAACGGGAAATTAATCACGCTTTTATTAGAGCCAAAAGAAGATGTTTTAATGCATATTAAAGGGCCTGAAATGTCGAAAGACTATATTGTAGAAGGTTCAAAAGGTTCTAAATTGGTAAAACAAATCACGGACACCTTAAATAACACTAAAGCTAAATTAGCTAGCATTCGTAAAGAATTAAACGAGAAAAAAAGCGATCCTAATTACTCTAGTATTTCTCAAAACTTATTAGCTGAATATGTTGAAACTCTTCAAAATCAAAGGAAATTCTCAGTCGATTTTGTGATGAAGAATGCGACATCTTTATCTAGTTATATGGCTCTTTATCAGAAATTAGATGATAAGACCTTCACGCTTAACGAAAATGACGATATCCAATATGTGAAAATTGTTGCTTCATCGATGAGAGCGCTATACCCGGAGCATGAGTATACAAAAGCAATTTTACACAACTACAAAACCTTGGAGAATAACTTGTCCAATTTAAAAATTAAACAATTAATACAAGAAAAAGGAGCTAGCTTCCCAGATATAACACTTCCAAACACAAAAAATAAAGAGGTTAGCCTTAGCTCATTCGACGGAAAATTCGTCATTTTAAGTTACTGGGCTTCGCAAGATGCTAATTCAAGAAAACAAAACAGCACACTGAGCAAGATCTACAAAAAATACAAAAATAAAGGTTTAGAGATTTATCAGGTTTCTGTGGATCAGAATGAAGACCAGTGGAAAGAAGCAATTAAAAAAGATGGTTTGAAATGGACAAATGTTTGTGAGTTGGAAAATGGTAGCGCCATGGCAGTTCGTAACTTTAATGTTCAGCAAATCCCTGCCAATTACCTTATTAGCAGACAAGGTGAAATTGTTGGTAAAAACCTTTACGGATTGGCTTTAGAAGAAAAAGTAGCTGATTACGTAAAGTAA
- a CDS encoding bifunctional riboflavin kinase/FAD synthetase, producing the protein MKIYTDLKDFSATNPVVTIGTFDGVHLGHKKVIKRLQDLAREVNGETVIFTFYPHPRLVLNTHDDELRLINTLEEKKKLLEAAGVDHLVIYPFTKEFSKLSYTDFVEKILVGQIGMKSLVVGYDHKFGHKRKGTYEDLKVYADKLNFKIEQLEVLNVDTIDVSSTKIRKALAEGDIQTTNKYLGHRYFIKGIVVDGKKLGHEIGFPTANVDPQESYKLVPKDGVYAVKVEVDDKRYLGMLNIGVRPTVNNQLDNRSIEVHILDFDQDIYFKNITIHFYQRIRNEQFFGSIDELTAQLAKDKKEVENLLGE; encoded by the coding sequence ATGAAAATATATACGGATTTAAAAGATTTTTCTGCAACCAATCCGGTTGTCACCATTGGAACATTTGATGGTGTGCACTTGGGACACAAAAAGGTCATTAAGCGCCTTCAGGACTTAGCCCGCGAAGTGAATGGAGAAACAGTAATTTTTACGTTTTATCCACATCCTCGTTTGGTATTGAACACGCATGACGACGAGTTACGTTTGATTAATACGCTTGAAGAGAAAAAGAAATTACTTGAAGCTGCTGGTGTGGATCATTTGGTGATTTACCCATTTACAAAGGAATTTTCTAAATTATCCTATACCGACTTTGTTGAGAAAATTTTAGTGGGGCAGATAGGAATGAAATCTCTGGTTGTTGGCTATGACCATAAATTTGGCCATAAGCGAAAAGGAACCTACGAAGATTTAAAAGTTTATGCTGATAAGCTTAATTTTAAGATTGAGCAATTGGAGGTTTTGAATGTAGATACCATAGATGTTAGCTCAACTAAAATTAGAAAAGCTTTAGCTGAAGGGGATATTCAAACAACTAATAAATATTTAGGTCATCGTTATTTCATTAAAGGTATTGTTGTTGATGGTAAGAAGCTAGGACATGAAATTGGTTTTCCAACGGCGAATGTCGATCCTCAGGAGAGCTATAAATTAGTGCCTAAGGATGGTGTATACGCTGTTAAAGTAGAGGTGGATGACAAACGTTATTTGGGAATGCTAAACATTGGTGTTCGACCTACCGTTAACAATCAATTGGACAATCGATCCATCGAAGTTCACATTCTTGATTTTGATCAGGACATCTACTTTAAAAATATTACCATTCATTTTTACCAACGCATTCGTAACGAACAGTTCTTTGGGTCAATAGACGAATTAACGGCTCAGCTGGCTAAAGATAAAAAAGAGGTAGAGAATTTGTTAGGGGAATAA
- the rmuC gene encoding DNA recombination protein RmuC has translation MEFLYIAIGILKGMIIAWLIMRKKASQKAAAYREDLLKQENTYIKEKSELSHQQSILEERALNLQREKVELNEVLSLEREKNEKLTRSVSISATERKNLEEKLESQKKELEELQKRFTTEFENIANKILKENSKEFSSSNQKNMNEILSPIKEKLISFEKKVEETYDKELRDKISLREEVKKLYDLNTKISDEANNLTKALKGDVKKQGNWGEVVLERILERSGLTKGQEYDREVAMKNDDGQSIRPDVIIRLPEEKHIIVDSKVSLVAYERFVNASNDTEREAFQKEHITSFKAHIKGLAEKHYQSSDALNTPDFVLMFVPIESSFSVAVQADQELFGYAWDNKVVVVSPSTLLATLRTISSIWKQENQNKNVMEIARQGGALYDKFVGFVEDLIKLGKQMDGSQNSYQDAMKKLYDGSGNLVRRAENIRELGAKVKKKLPQTLIDRMNDTDALQQ, from the coding sequence ATGGAATTTTTATATATCGCAATCGGAATTTTAAAAGGGATGATTATTGCCTGGCTAATAATGCGCAAGAAAGCATCTCAAAAAGCAGCAGCCTATCGTGAAGATTTATTGAAGCAAGAGAATACCTATATAAAAGAAAAAAGCGAACTTTCTCACCAACAATCCATTTTGGAAGAGCGAGCGCTTAACCTACAACGCGAGAAGGTTGAATTGAATGAAGTTTTGAGCTTGGAACGTGAAAAAAATGAAAAACTGACTCGCTCCGTTTCTATTTCTGCAACCGAGCGTAAGAATTTAGAAGAAAAGCTAGAATCTCAGAAAAAAGAACTTGAAGAACTTCAAAAACGTTTCACTACTGAGTTTGAGAATATCGCAAACAAAATTCTAAAAGAGAACTCAAAGGAATTTAGCTCTTCGAACCAGAAGAATATGAATGAGATTTTAAGTCCCATAAAGGAGAAATTAATTTCATTTGAAAAGAAGGTTGAAGAGACCTACGATAAGGAATTACGCGATAAAATCAGCTTGCGCGAAGAGGTAAAAAAGCTTTACGATTTAAACACGAAGATCTCTGATGAAGCCAATAATCTAACCAAAGCCCTTAAGGGTGATGTCAAAAAACAAGGAAACTGGGGCGAAGTTGTTCTTGAAAGAATTCTTGAAAGGTCGGGCTTGACCAAAGGTCAGGAATACGACAGAGAGGTTGCCATGAAGAATGACGACGGACAATCAATTCGTCCTGATGTGATTATTCGCCTACCAGAAGAGAAGCACATTATTGTGGATTCTAAGGTATCTTTGGTTGCCTACGAAAGATTTGTAAATGCAAGTAATGATACAGAAAGAGAAGCTTTTCAGAAGGAGCACATCACTTCTTTCAAAGCCCACATAAAAGGCTTGGCCGAAAAGCATTATCAAAGTTCTGATGCATTAAACACGCCTGACTTTGTATTGATGTTCGTACCTATTGAATCCTCATTCTCGGTTGCCGTTCAGGCCGATCAGGAACTATTTGGATACGCTTGGGACAATAAGGTTGTTGTGGTGAGTCCTTCTACCCTATTGGCTACGCTTCGCACCATATCATCAATTTGGAAGCAAGAAAACCAAAATAAGAATGTGATGGAAATTGCCCGTCAAGGTGGAGCACTTTACGACAAATTTGTTGGCTTTGTTGAAGATTTAATCAAGCTTGGAAAACAAATGGATGGTTCTCAGAACTCCTATCAAGATGCTATGAAGAAATTGTATGATGGTAGTGGAAACTTGGTAAGAAGAGCTGAGAACATTAGAGAACTGGGTGCGAAAGTGAAAAAGAAATTGCCACAAACTTTAATCGACAGAATGAACGATACAGATGCATTGCAACAATAA
- a CDS encoding LemA family protein, whose amino-acid sequence MDFTEIGILAFIFVFIIVLIIIYNVLVKRKNEVNNAFASVDVMLKKRYDLIPNLVEVTKGYMEHERTVFVEITTLRTQVVEEKSDEQKVKTHNEIHRKVNDLLMNVENYPDLKADSSFLALQANWTSSEEHISASRRYYNTAVTEYNNYIQMFPSNIMAKMFGYREKKVFEANEIERKKIKASELFNS is encoded by the coding sequence ATGGATTTTACAGAAATAGGAATACTGGCATTTATATTCGTTTTTATCATCGTATTGATTATAATTTATAACGTACTAGTAAAACGAAAAAATGAGGTTAACAATGCATTTGCTTCGGTAGATGTAATGCTAAAGAAACGATATGATTTGATTCCAAATCTAGTTGAAGTCACCAAAGGTTATATGGAACATGAACGAACCGTTTTTGTTGAAATCACTACGTTGCGTACGCAGGTTGTAGAAGAAAAATCAGATGAACAAAAAGTTAAAACTCACAATGAAATTCATCGAAAAGTAAATGATTTGCTAATGAATGTAGAGAATTATCCAGATTTAAAAGCTGACAGTAGTTTTTTAGCCCTTCAGGCAAATTGGACATCTTCAGAAGAACATATATCCGCTTCGAGAAGATATTACAATACAGCCGTTACCGAATACAATAATTACATTCAAATGTTTCCTTCAAATATTATGGCAAAAATGTTTGGCTACAGGGAAAAGAAAGTATTTGAAGCAAATGAAATTGAACGCAAAAAAATAAAAGCATCAGAACTTTTTAACTCCTAA
- a CDS encoding sodium-translocating pyrophosphatase, whose amino-acid sequence MKKALLLLVFGVLLTPFSSVASEADLVVPDLKQSVFTGLGGVNGWDLLFYGIIVIVLGLLFGLVQFNRIKKLPVHHSMAKVSNIIYETCKTYLLQQGKFLIILFAIIGVAISYYFIALAHMSIPKTLLILLWTVLGILGSYGVAWFGIRINTYANSRTSFAALKKLPFNVMSIPLQAGMSVGLLLICVELIMMIAILLFIPGESAGACFIGFAIGESLGASALRIAGGIFTKIADIGADLMKIVFKIDEDDPRNPGVIADCTGDNAGDSVGPTADGFETYGVTGVALITFIILMFGETGLLPDVEFASTLIVWIFAMRVLMIFTSVFSYLVNQAIAKIKYAKEEHFDFEAPLTSLVWITSIISIVVTYALSYVMIFDLPEGLWWKLSTIISCGTLAAAIIPEFTKAFTSSKSRHVQEVVNASREGGASLTILSGMVAGNFSAFWKGMVMMALMAVAFYTVQDLSLFGEYPGIFAFGLVAFGFLGMGPVTIAVDSYGPVTDNAQSVFELSQIEKIPNIKEEINSEFGFEPNFETGKHNLEENDSAGNTFKATAKPVLIGTAVIGATTMIFAIILLLKKTILSNGESLLQIELTDPSVILGLITGGAVIYWFSGASMQAVTTGAYRAVEYIKKNIDLNKSEADIEDSKNVVKICTQYAQTGMWNIFAVILSLTLAFAFFSPNFFVSYLISIAIFGLFQAMYMANAGGAWDNAKKVVEVDLKEKNTALHDATIVGDTVGDPYKDTSSVALNPVIKFSTLFGLLAAEIAIELIVEADKTGGTNIAPYIGVVFLAIGLFFVYRSFYGMRIPAKELKTK is encoded by the coding sequence ATGAAAAAAGCATTATTACTACTAGTGTTCGGGGTATTGTTAACCCCTTTTTCAAGCGTTGCCAGTGAAGCAGATTTGGTTGTTCCGGATTTAAAACAAAGTGTTTTTACCGGTCTTGGGGGTGTGAACGGTTGGGATTTATTGTTTTATGGTATTATTGTAATTGTCCTTGGCTTACTATTTGGGCTTGTTCAATTCAATCGCATCAAAAAATTGCCAGTACATCACTCGATGGCAAAGGTTTCTAATATTATTTACGAAACCTGTAAAACGTATTTATTACAGCAAGGTAAATTCCTAATTATCTTGTTTGCAATTATTGGTGTTGCCATTAGCTATTACTTTATAGCATTGGCTCATATGTCTATCCCTAAAACTTTACTTATCCTTCTTTGGACTGTACTTGGTATTTTAGGTTCTTATGGTGTTGCCTGGTTCGGTATTCGTATCAACACGTATGCTAACAGTAGAACCTCCTTTGCTGCGCTTAAGAAACTCCCTTTTAATGTGATGTCTATTCCTTTGCAAGCTGGAATGAGTGTTGGTCTTCTTTTAATCTGCGTTGAGTTGATTATGATGATAGCCATCCTTCTCTTTATTCCTGGCGAAAGTGCTGGAGCATGTTTCATTGGTTTTGCAATTGGTGAATCACTAGGTGCATCTGCATTGAGAATTGCCGGTGGTATTTTTACTAAAATCGCTGATATTGGAGCCGACTTAATGAAGATTGTTTTCAAAATTGATGAAGATGATCCACGTAACCCTGGTGTTATTGCTGACTGTACTGGTGATAATGCTGGTGATAGCGTTGGTCCTACGGCTGATGGTTTTGAAACCTATGGTGTAACGGGTGTAGCCCTTATCACATTTATTATTCTGATGTTTGGTGAAACGGGCTTACTTCCTGATGTAGAATTTGCATCAACTCTAATTGTTTGGATATTCGCAATGCGTGTTCTTATGATTTTTACATCTGTATTTTCATATCTTGTCAATCAAGCTATAGCTAAAATAAAATACGCAAAAGAGGAACATTTCGATTTTGAAGCTCCATTAACTTCATTGGTTTGGATTACTTCTATTATTTCAATTGTTGTAACCTATGCATTAAGCTATGTTATGATATTTGATCTTCCTGAAGGATTATGGTGGAAACTTTCTACTATTATTTCTTGTGGTACTTTAGCTGCCGCTATTATTCCTGAATTTACCAAAGCTTTTACAAGCTCTAAATCTCGTCATGTACAAGAAGTTGTAAATGCTTCTCGTGAAGGCGGGGCTTCATTAACTATCCTATCTGGTATGGTAGCTGGTAATTTCTCAGCATTCTGGAAAGGAATGGTTATGATGGCGCTAATGGCTGTTGCTTTTTACACGGTTCAGGATCTAAGTTTATTTGGTGAATATCCTGGTATTTTTGCTTTTGGTTTAGTTGCTTTTGGATTCTTAGGCATGGGACCTGTTACCATTGCTGTTGACAGTTATGGCCCGGTTACCGATAATGCTCAATCGGTATTTGAATTATCACAAATTGAGAAAATCCCGAATATTAAAGAAGAAATCAATAGTGAATTTGGTTTTGAGCCTAACTTCGAAACAGGAAAGCATAATCTGGAAGAAAATGACTCTGCAGGTAATACTTTTAAAGCTACTGCGAAACCGGTATTAATTGGAACTGCGGTTATTGGTGCAACTACAATGATATTTGCAATTATTCTACTTCTTAAAAAGACAATTCTTTCTAATGGTGAATCTTTATTGCAAATTGAACTTACCGATCCGTCTGTAATTCTTGGTTTAATAACTGGTGGTGCTGTTATTTACTGGTTCTCTGGAGCATCGATGCAAGCTGTAACAACAGGTGCTTATCGTGCTGTTGAGTATATTAAAAAGAATATCGATTTAAATAAGTCGGAAGCCGATATCGAAGATTCTAAGAATGTTGTAAAGATTTGCACGCAATATGCTCAAACGGGTATGTGGAATATCTTTGCTGTTATCCTTAGTTTAACTTTAGCTTTTGCATTCTTTAGCCCTAATTTCTTTGTTTCTTATCTAATTTCAATTGCTATTTTCGGATTATTCCAAGCTATGTATATGGCAAATGCCGGTGGTGCATGGGATAATGCTAAGAAAGTTGTTGAGGTTGATTTAAAAGAGAAAAACACAGCTCTTCACGATGCAACTATTGTTGGTGATACTGTTGGTGATCCATACAAAGATACCTCATCAGTAGCTTTAAATCCTGTAATCAAATTTTCAACCTTATTCGGTTTATTAGCTGCTGAAATTGCTATTGAATTAATCGTTGAAGCTGACAAAACCGGAGGAACAAATATTGCTCCTTATATTGGTGTTGTTTTCTTAGCAATTGGTTTATTCTTTGTTTACCGCTCATTCTACGGCATGAGAATTCCGGCAAAGGAATTAAAAACGAAATAA
- a CDS encoding UDP-2,3-diacylglucosamine diphosphatase: protein MENKKIYFASDIHLGAPALNNNLQREKLFVKWLNQVKEDAKAIYLMGDIFDFWFEYKRVAPRGFTRVLGKLAEICDSGIEVHFFTGNHDIWVFDYLPQELGIIVHRNEVKTEIEGKKFFLAHGDGLGPYDKGYKMLKKIFTSKFLQWCFARLHPNFAIGIAHKWSSHSRLSDGKVEADQFRGTDKEWLVLFANDVLKNEDFDYFVFGHRHWPCDIDLNGKSRYINTGDWVTNFTYAVFDGENMELKQFEKPIY from the coding sequence ATGGAAAACAAAAAAATCTATTTTGCTTCTGATATTCACTTGGGTGCACCAGCTTTAAACAACAATCTTCAACGCGAAAAGTTGTTTGTAAAATGGCTAAACCAAGTGAAAGAAGATGCCAAGGCCATTTATTTAATGGGTGATATTTTCGATTTCTGGTTCGAATACAAGCGAGTTGCGCCTCGGGGATTTACGCGAGTTCTTGGTAAACTTGCTGAAATTTGCGATTCCGGCATTGAAGTTCATTTCTTCACCGGGAATCACGATATCTGGGTTTTCGATTATTTGCCACAAGAGTTAGGCATAATTGTTCACCGAAACGAAGTCAAAACAGAAATAGAAGGCAAAAAATTCTTCCTTGCTCATGGCGATGGACTTGGCCCGTATGACAAAGGGTATAAAATGCTGAAGAAAATTTTCACCAGCAAATTTTTACAATGGTGCTTTGCCCGTCTACATCCGAATTTTGCAATTGGTATAGCTCACAAATGGTCGTCGCACAGCAGATTGAGCGACGGCAAAGTTGAAGCTGATCAGTTTAGAGGCACCGACAAAGAATGGCTGGTTCTATTTGCCAACGATGTACTTAAAAATGAAGATTTCGATTATTTTGTTTTTGGGCATCGTCATTGGCCTTGCGACATTGATTTAAATGGTAAAAGCCGATACATTAATACTGGCGATTGGGTAACGAACTTTACTTATGCTGTTTTCGATGGAGAAAACATGGAACTAAAGCAATTTGAAAAGCCTATTTATTAA
- a CDS encoding 4Fe-4S dicluster domain-containing protein, with the protein MIEEKNAFIFNTNKCVGCMACVAGCSIENGTSLGVNWREVNCHNKIKHPSLPVFHFSLACNHCEEAPCMKNCPALAYTRDKETGAIIHHAEACIGCKYCTWACPYDAPKFNPASSIVEKCNFCVDRISDGKQPACAQACPVGALDFGQLSLSDEDRVMPGFVDMGIKPSIQLVPLREEHASPTIENLDEEKIDPERIKEWLPKSKDKVSLEKEWTLVLFTIAVAGLVSWQAAHLFGKVEMPVIPFAVISVLAIALTSLHIGKKLRMWRFILNLKGSWLSREIFSFSAFLGLTGLHLITEIQLFGYAALVFGIFCLISVDMVYKFLTRKDGLSVHSGMVSTTAILFFAWIADIHILIELIILAKGSLYIWRKGMLKKIGASYFPVLSIIRILFLFVPYFFYDIQWELALPIVLVITFIGEIIGRAEFYYESDVPTPEKELQIIK; encoded by the coding sequence ATGATTGAGGAAAAAAATGCATTCATATTTAACACAAACAAATGTGTTGGCTGTATGGCTTGTGTTGCCGGTTGCAGCATAGAAAACGGCACCAGCTTGGGCGTGAACTGGCGAGAGGTAAATTGCCACAACAAAATAAAACACCCCAGCCTACCCGTTTTCCATTTCTCACTGGCTTGCAACCACTGCGAAGAGGCACCTTGCATGAAGAACTGTCCTGCCTTGGCCTATACCCGCGATAAAGAAACGGGCGCCATTATTCATCATGCCGAAGCTTGTATTGGCTGTAAGTATTGCACCTGGGCTTGCCCTTACGATGCACCAAAATTTAATCCCGCAAGCAGTATTGTAGAGAAATGTAATTTCTGTGTCGATCGTATTTCCGATGGCAAACAACCCGCTTGTGCACAGGCTTGTCCTGTGGGTGCTTTGGATTTTGGACAGCTATCATTAAGCGATGAAGATAGAGTAATGCCCGGTTTTGTAGATATGGGAATAAAACCATCCATACAATTGGTGCCATTACGCGAAGAACATGCGAGTCCAACTATCGAAAATTTAGATGAGGAGAAAATCGATCCGGAAAGAATAAAAGAGTGGCTGCCAAAAAGCAAAGACAAAGTATCGCTGGAGAAAGAGTGGACATTGGTTTTATTTACGATAGCCGTCGCCGGACTGGTAAGTTGGCAAGCAGCACATTTGTTTGGAAAAGTAGAAATGCCAGTGATTCCTTTTGCTGTAATTTCAGTATTGGCAATCGCCTTAACCTCTTTGCACATTGGAAAAAAATTGAGAATGTGGCGATTCATCCTAAACTTAAAAGGCTCTTGGTTGAGTAGAGAAATCTTTTCCTTTTCTGCGTTTCTTGGATTAACAGGCTTACACTTAATCACCGAAATTCAGCTATTTGGCTATGCGGCTTTAGTTTTTGGAATCTTTTGTTTGATTTCGGTAGACATGGTCTACAAATTCTTGACTCGAAAAGATGGTCTTTCAGTGCATTCAGGAATGGTGAGTACAACAGCGATCTTGTTTTTCGCATGGATTGCTGATATCCACATCCTAATCGAATTAATAATTCTTGCAAAAGGAAGTTTATATATCTGGAGAAAAGGAATGCTAAAGAAAATAGGAGCCAGTTATTTTCCAGTGCTTTCCATTATAAGAATTCTATTTCTGTTCGTGCCATACTTTTTTTACGATATACAATGGGAATTGGCCTTGCCAATAGTTTTAGTCATTACCTTTATTGGAGAAATTATAGGCAGAGCAGAATTTTATTACGAATCGGATGTTCCAACGCCAGAAAAAGAATTACAAATTATTAAATGA